A region of Asterias amurensis chromosome 22, ASM3211899v1 DNA encodes the following proteins:
- the LOC139953799 gene encoding probable G-protein coupled receptor 19 → MNSLNSSSTMKTTVAPLTPSNPNEQHPWQIGLQVFTAIIMWLMAVFGNCLVILVVKRSRRLQSTTNYFVVSLALADLLMALFCMPLVLIRITTQTWLFGNFVCKVVRFVQYMAPSVTVFVLVGISVDRFFTILYPLSFKITRGKAKKMIVMSWFVAIILSCPAFYFFEVAVSNGSDSQPFCDTFISYSTEGIVYSALVVFVEYLLPLIVVSVVYTRIIRHIWRVGIGAGRTLHRTTNAVPRTKVKTVKMLMIVSTVYFISWGPFFVLQLWFAASADITPIPKIYIATVWIAFGSSASNPIIYSCYNPNFRRGCREVFCMSTMKCYRSNTYAITTSSRFAKKNHVGMAPMSSYPVERRRPPSPYKTFDRDMNGDKKMAWPLPTVGQSTYL, encoded by the coding sequence ATGAATTCATTGAATTCATCATCAACCATGAAGACCACTGTGGCGCCGCTCACACCATCAAATCCCAATGAACAACATCCTTGGCAGATTGGCCTCCAAGTCTTCACTGCTATCATTATGTGGCTAATGGCcgtctttggtaattgtcttgtCATTCTCGTAGTAAAGAGAAGCAGACGGTTACAAAGTACTACAAATTATTTCGTAGTATCATTGGCTCTTGCCGACCTCTTGATGGCGCTCTTCTGCATGCCATTGGTCCTAATACGAATAACCACCCAAACTTGGTTGTTCGGTAACTTTGTATGTAAAGTGGTGCGGTTTGTGCAATACATGGCTCCCAGTGTGACTGTGTTCGTATTGGTTGGAATCTCCGTAGATCGTTTCTTTACCATCTTATACCCACTCAGCTTCAAGATTACTCGCGGGAAAGCCAAGAAGATGATTGTTATGAGTTGGTTTGTGGCGATCATTCTATCATGCCCCGCCTTTTACTTTTTTGAAGTCGCAGTATCCAATGGTTCGGACAGCCAGCCATTCTGCGACACATTTATCTCCTACTCAACGGAAGGCATAGTCTACTCTGCACTCGTTGTGTTTGTCGAATACTTGCTACCCTTAATTGTAGTCTCTGTGGTGTACACGAGGATTATTCGACACATTTGGAGAGTCGGAATTGGAGCGGGTCGAACACTCCATAGGACCACCAACGCTGTGCCACGCACTAAAGTAAAGACAGTCAAAATGTTAATGATAGTATCAACAGTTTACTTCATATCATGGGGACCTTTCTTTGTCCTCCAGCTTTGGTTTGCAGCTAGTGCAGATATTACTCCAATACCCAAGATTTATATAGCTACTGTGTGGATAGCCTTTGGATCTAGTGCCTCTAATCCAATCATCTACAGTTGCTACAACCCCAACTTCCGTCGAGGATGCCGAGAAGTTTTCTGTATGTCAACTATGAAGTGTTACCGTAGCAACACATACGCAATAACTACATCATCCCGGTTCGCTAAAAAGAATCACGTGGGCATGGCGCCCATGTCCAGTTACCCCGTAGAACGCAGGCGCCCTCCATCGCCTTATAAGACATTTGATAGAGATATGAATGGAGACAAAAAGATGGCTTGGCCTCTACCGACTGTTGGCCAGTCTACTTACTTATGA